One stretch of Streptomyces sp. 135 DNA includes these proteins:
- a CDS encoding FAD-linked oxidase C-terminal domain-containing protein: MSRTLVELLQEGLPAEAVLTDPDVTSAYSHDMASFCAAGVPAVVVLPRTVEQVQHVMRTATELRVPVVPQGARTGLSGAANASDGCIVLSLVKMNRILEISPVDRIAVVEPGVVNAALSRAVGEHGLYYPPDPSSWEMCTIGGNIGTASGGLCCVKYGVTAEYVLGLDVVLADGRLMSTGRRTAKGVAGYDLTRLFVGSEGSLGIVVRAVLALRPKPPQQLVLAAEFGSTQAACDAVCKIMEGSYVPSLLELMDRTTVRAVNALANMGLPETTEALLLAAFDTPHPTADLAAVGALCEAAGATQVVPAEDAAESELLLQARRLSLTALEAVKGTTMIDDVCVPRSRLAEMLDGVERIGEKYGLTIGVCAHAGDGNTHPTVCFDAADADEARRARESFDEIMALGLELGGTITGEHGVGVLKKEWLARELGPVGVEMQQAVKAAFDPHHLLNPGKLF, translated from the coding sequence ATGAGCCGCACCCTCGTCGAACTCCTCCAGGAGGGACTGCCCGCCGAGGCGGTCCTCACGGACCCGGACGTCACGTCCGCGTACTCCCACGACATGGCGAGCTTCTGCGCCGCCGGTGTCCCCGCCGTCGTGGTCCTGCCCCGCACCGTCGAACAGGTCCAGCACGTCATGCGCACCGCCACCGAGCTGCGCGTCCCCGTGGTGCCGCAGGGCGCCCGCACCGGCCTGTCCGGTGCCGCCAACGCCAGCGACGGCTGCATCGTGCTGTCCCTCGTCAAGATGAACCGCATCCTGGAGATCAGCCCCGTCGACCGGATCGCCGTCGTCGAACCGGGCGTCGTCAACGCCGCGCTCTCCCGAGCGGTCGGCGAACACGGCCTGTACTACCCGCCGGATCCCTCCAGTTGGGAGATGTGCACCATCGGCGGGAACATCGGCACCGCCTCCGGCGGCCTGTGCTGCGTCAAGTACGGCGTCACCGCGGAGTACGTCCTCGGGCTCGACGTCGTCCTCGCCGACGGGCGGCTCATGAGCACCGGCCGGCGCACCGCCAAGGGCGTCGCCGGATACGACCTCACGCGGCTGTTCGTCGGCTCCGAGGGCAGCCTCGGCATCGTCGTCCGCGCCGTCCTCGCGCTGAGGCCGAAGCCGCCGCAACAGCTGGTGCTCGCCGCCGAGTTCGGGTCGACCCAGGCGGCCTGCGACGCCGTCTGCAAGATCATGGAGGGCAGTTACGTCCCGTCGCTGCTCGAACTGATGGACCGTACGACCGTGCGGGCCGTCAACGCGCTGGCGAACATGGGGCTGCCCGAGACCACCGAGGCCCTCCTGCTCGCCGCCTTCGACACCCCGCACCCCACGGCCGATCTCGCCGCCGTCGGCGCGCTCTGCGAGGCGGCGGGCGCCACCCAGGTCGTCCCGGCCGAGGACGCCGCCGAGTCGGAACTCCTGCTCCAGGCGCGGCGGTTGTCCCTCACCGCGCTCGAAGCCGTCAAGGGCACGACGATGATCGACGACGTGTGCGTGCCGCGCTCCAGGCTCGCGGAGATGCTCGACGGTGTCGAGCGCATCGGCGAGAAGTACGGCCTGACCATCGGCGTCTGCGCCCACGCGGGCGACGGCAACACGCACCCCACCGTCTGCTTCGACGCGGCGGACGCCGACGAGGCCCGGCGCGCCCGCGAGTCCTTCGACGAGATCATGGCCCTCGGTCTCGAACTCGGCGGCACCATCACCGGCGAGCACGGCGTCGGCGTCCTGAAGAAGGAGTGGCTGGCGCGCGAGCTCGGCCCAGTGGGCGTGGAGATGCAGCAGGCCGTCAAGGCGGCCTTCGACCCGCACCACCTCCTCAACCCCGGAAAGCTGTTCTGA
- a CDS encoding RDD family protein — protein sequence MSTEPPQYPPPDDDPFKKQPPGGPSPGSGGGSPYDTPPPGGGAPYGNTPPGSGGGTPYGVPPPPSEGDPYGGSGNPYGGGAGGPYGGGPGGPGGYGGQDPLAGMPPLADSGKRVLARIIDMILVGIVVWLLSWLFDTSEYDVDPDKVNTGRSFGQSLLAAVLYMAYDTVMISRTGQTLGKKLLGMRVANLNDGATPSMQTALARAAVLWLPFAFCCACIWTAICGGWSFFDKPYRQGLHDKAAKTVVVSV from the coding sequence ATGAGCACCGAACCGCCGCAGTACCCGCCGCCGGACGACGACCCGTTCAAGAAGCAGCCGCCCGGCGGGCCTTCCCCCGGGTCCGGCGGTGGCTCCCCGTACGACACCCCGCCACCGGGCGGCGGCGCCCCCTACGGGAACACGCCTCCGGGTTCCGGCGGCGGCACGCCCTACGGCGTCCCGCCCCCGCCCTCCGAGGGCGACCCCTACGGCGGCAGCGGCAACCCGTACGGCGGCGGCGCCGGCGGCCCCTACGGGGGCGGTCCGGGAGGCCCGGGCGGCTACGGCGGGCAGGATCCGCTGGCCGGCATGCCCCCGCTGGCCGACAGCGGCAAGCGCGTCCTCGCCCGCATCATCGACATGATCCTCGTGGGCATCGTCGTCTGGCTGCTGTCCTGGCTGTTCGACACGTCCGAGTACGACGTCGACCCCGACAAGGTGAACACGGGCAGGTCCTTCGGCCAGTCGCTGCTGGCCGCCGTGCTCTACATGGCGTACGACACCGTCATGATCTCCAGGACCGGGCAGACGCTCGGCAAGAAGCTGCTGGGGATGCGCGTCGCGAACCTGAACGACGGCGCCACGCCCAGCATGCAGACCGCGCTCGCCCGCGCGGCCGTCCTCTGGCTGCCGTTCGCCTTCTGCTGCGCCTGCATCTGGACGGCGATCTGCGGCGGCTGGAGCTTCTTCGACAAGCCCTACAGACAGGGCCTGCACGACAAGGCCGCCAAGACGGTGGTGGTCAGCGTCTAG
- a CDS encoding RDD family protein, whose amino-acid sequence MSAPTPAPGDDRPREGYYPDPSIPGYVRYWNGAAWVPGTSRPAPSDGEPLPAPPGTGRGTGAPVTPPAVEETGPHFFDEEPLAAGQEQHGVRPEPASAWQADATRQSGLGGEQERRISWGAQGRADPRVPSDGTPAAGPAAAPEPPEDESNPGTVMIRAVKPGASKPTAGEGTVTFRRPTGPVKPADGAATGAPAPTPTPAPVADGTMTIRAVRSASGQQQGAQTATSQPAVPAQASVPPQAPAPAQAPAPQPQPVQQPQPGAATPQPTVPQQGGAPRPSPPGPAAARSPGPSRCTSSRAPPRPQGRATDSRSCRGSRWPTTRSSPPRAQASARPAGLGRRLAARLVDTVALAAVTGAAALPLGAEAADHVDSKIDAAKLSGEKTTVWLLDGTTAGYLGIILAVLLLFGVVYEALPTAKWGRTLGKKVCGIEVWDIEEHEPPTFAAALRRWLVYSVPCLLVVGVVGVLWCLFDKPWRQCWHDKAANTFVAG is encoded by the coding sequence ATGAGCGCCCCAACTCCGGCCCCAGGCGACGACAGGCCGCGCGAAGGCTACTACCCCGACCCGTCCATTCCGGGATATGTCCGGTACTGGAACGGCGCCGCCTGGGTGCCCGGTACGAGCCGTCCCGCGCCGTCCGACGGCGAACCCCTCCCGGCACCGCCCGGCACCGGCCGGGGCACGGGCGCCCCGGTGACGCCGCCCGCCGTGGAGGAGACCGGCCCGCACTTCTTCGACGAGGAGCCCCTGGCGGCCGGCCAGGAGCAGCACGGCGTCCGCCCCGAGCCCGCCTCCGCCTGGCAGGCCGACGCGACCCGGCAGTCCGGCCTCGGTGGTGAGCAGGAGCGTCGCATCTCGTGGGGTGCCCAGGGCAGGGCCGACCCGCGTGTGCCGAGCGACGGGACCCCGGCCGCCGGGCCCGCGGCGGCGCCCGAGCCGCCCGAGGACGAGAGCAACCCCGGCACGGTCATGATCCGCGCCGTCAAGCCGGGCGCGTCGAAGCCGACCGCCGGCGAGGGAACAGTGACGTTCCGCCGCCCCACGGGCCCGGTGAAGCCCGCCGACGGGGCGGCCACGGGGGCGCCCGCCCCCACGCCGACTCCCGCACCGGTGGCCGACGGCACCATGACGATCCGCGCCGTGCGGTCCGCCTCCGGACAGCAACAGGGCGCCCAGACCGCCACCTCGCAGCCCGCCGTCCCCGCGCAGGCCTCCGTACCGCCGCAGGCACCCGCCCCCGCCCAGGCTCCCGCGCCGCAGCCCCAGCCGGTCCAGCAGCCCCAGCCGGGCGCCGCGACCCCGCAGCCCACCGTGCCGCAGCAGGGCGGTGCCCCGCGCCCGTCACCTCCGGGCCCGGCGGCGGCTCGCAGTCCTGGGCCCAGCAGGTGCACCAGCTCGCGGGCGCCGCCCCGGCCCCAGGGCAGGGCGACGGACAGCCGGTCGTGCCGTGGAAGCCGGTGGCCGACGACCCGTTCCTCGCCGCCGCGCGCCCAGGCGTCGGCCAGGCCCGCCGGACTCGGCAGGCGCCTCGCGGCGCGGCTCGTCGACACCGTCGCCCTCGCGGCGGTCACCGGGGCCGCGGCCCTGCCGCTCGGCGCCGAGGCCGCCGACCACGTCGACAGCAAGATCGACGCGGCGAAGCTGTCGGGGGAGAAGACCACGGTCTGGCTGCTCGACGGCACCACCGCGGGCTACCTCGGCATCATCCTCGCCGTCCTCCTGCTCTTCGGCGTCGTGTACGAGGCGCTGCCCACCGCCAAGTGGGGCCGCACCCTGGGCAAGAAGGTCTGCGGCATCGAGGTGTGGGACATCGAGGAGCACGAGCCGCCGACGTTCGCGGCGGCCCTGCGGCGCTGGCTGGTCTACAGCGTGCCCTGCCTGTTGGTGGTCGGTGTCGTCGGCGTGCTGTGGTGCCTCTTCGACAAGCCGTGGCGGCAGTGCTGGCACGACAAGGCGGCCAATACCTTTGTCGCAGGTTGA
- a CDS encoding SsgA family sporulation/cell division regulator: MHSVVERELEIKLILSPERLVAVPARLTYRTADPYAVHIAFHIGSEHPVHWTFARELLVEGVFRPCGHGDVRVWPTKVDGRGVVLMALSSPDGDALLEAPAAAVSAWLERTLRVVPPGSETEQLGIDDGLAELLAPTFGCGRVDELWLRDPWPSDESKDGE, translated from the coding sequence ATGCACTCCGTGGTGGAACGCGAACTGGAAATCAAGCTGATCCTCTCGCCGGAACGGCTCGTCGCCGTCCCGGCCCGGCTCACCTACCGCACCGCCGATCCCTACGCCGTCCACATCGCCTTCCACATCGGCTCCGAGCACCCCGTGCACTGGACGTTCGCCCGCGAGCTGCTGGTGGAGGGGGTGTTCCGGCCGTGCGGCCACGGTGACGTGCGGGTCTGGCCGACGAAGGTGGACGGCCGCGGCGTCGTCCTGATGGCGCTCAGCTCACCGGACGGCGACGCCCTCCTGGAGGCTCCGGCGGCGGCCGTCTCCGCCTGGTTGGAGCGCACCCTGCGGGTGGTGCCCCCGGGCTCCGAGACCGAGCAGCTCGGCATCGACGACGGCCTCGCCGAGCTGCTCGCGCCCACCTTTGGTTGTGGCCGCGTGGACGAGCTGTGGCTGCGCGACCCGTGGCCCTCGGACGAGTCCAAGGACGGCGAGTGA